The following are encoded together in the Mugil cephalus isolate CIBA_MC_2020 chromosome 18, CIBA_Mcephalus_1.1, whole genome shotgun sequence genome:
- the LOC124995580 gene encoding enhancer of polycomb homolog 1-like isoform X1 → MSKLSFRARALDASKPLPVFRCEDLPDLHEYASINRAVPQMPTGMEKEEESEHHLQRAISAQQVYGEKRDNMVIPVPEAECNITHYESLYPGEFKMPKQLIHIQPFSLDAELPDYDLDSEDDTFVNKLKKKMEITALQFEEMIDRLEKGSGQQLVSLQEAKLLLKEDDELIKEVFDYWSRKRKTCKIGWLIPTVKQEKRDGSSTSDPYVAFRRRTEKMQTRKNRKNDEASYEKMLKLRRDLSRAVTILEMIKRREKSKRELLHLTLEIVEKRNTMPDFGSEVMAEALAQRALVKPVYTIPIIPLSSSNQYRHQDHLDMKDYKKPEKTEAVRTKRKYEKKPKIPPPSAPQHSGPSVFNPKDLNQYDFPSSDDEPFSQIYSGSSEAEEENDPDGCYAFRRKAGCQYYASRPDQSGSWPWVSPSEGGLGDPRFRYCLTSLNVPRRCIGLARRRVGRGGRVLLDRAHTDLDGICLDSDPEPEPLASPLSSSPLRNSNASTSETNTSDPTRSTRLPSSSPLSSSTPMDLSQILLNIKASRWRHFRPRTLSHHPSGGGDMSRRGFGDFSRTVSGLTRTLSGGASAQNRMGSATTPVHVFTAEQYQQHQEQLALMQKQQLEQSQQQQQASNPVPSTNAQALVSKTLDQASAQFAASALVTTDQLLTFPKSKDELVLASGVNGVLAGAGVFKGLHLSSTAASHTTTAPTFLQPSSNSATPLPASAVPASLNSTPGAHAAATALGLLGCSAAGATPATTQVLIGNNICLSVPSAASLPGRHIPRTLGNVPPSALKLSTTTNLQMPKVSGASSMDMSSRENHDEDKPALNSIADNTVAMEVT, encoded by the exons atgaGTAAATTGTCGTTTCGGGCACGGGCGCTGGATGCTAGTAAGCCCCTGCCCGTCTTCCGCTGCGAGGATTTGCCAGACCTGCACGAATATGCCTCAATCAACCGGGCAGTGCCGCAGATGCCAACTGGgatggaaaaggaggaggaatcg GAGCACCATCTCCAGCGGGCCATCTCGGCGCAGCAGGTGTACGGAGAGAAGCGGGACAACATGGTCATCCCCGTGCCCGAGGCAGAGTGCAACATCACGCACTACGAGTCCCTCTACCCCGGGGAGTTCAAAATGCCAAAGCAGCTTATTCACATACAGC CTTTCAGTTTGGATGCAGAGCTGCCAGACTACGACCTAGATTCGGAGGATGACACGTTTGTGAAtaagctgaagaagaaaatggaaatcaCGGCCCTGCAGTTTGAAGAGATGATAGACCGACTGGAGAAAGGCAGCGGACAGCAG CTCGTCAGCCTCCAGGAGGccaagctgctgctgaaggaggACGACGAGCTGATCAAGGAGGTGTTTGACTACTGGAGCCGCAAAAGGAAAACCTGCAAGATCGGCTGGCTCATCCCCACCGTCAAGCAGGAGAAGAGGGACGGCTCGAGCACCAGCGACCCCTACGTGGCCTTCCGCCGACGGACCGAGAAGATGCAGACCAGGAAG AACCGAAAGAATGACGAGGCGTCATATGAGAAGATGCTGAAGCTGCGCAGGGACCTGAGCCGAGCTGTCACCATCTTGGAGATGATcaaaaggagggaaaagagcAAGAGGGAACTGCTGCACCTCACACTGGAAATAGTAGAAAAGAG GAACACGATGCCAGACTTTGGCAGCGAGGTGATGGCTGAAGCACTGGCGCAGCGAGCTCTAGTGAAACCTGTCTACACCATCCCCATCATTCCCCTGTCCAGCAGTAACCAGTACAGACACCAGGACCACTTGGACATGAAGGACTACAAGAAA CCTGAGAAGACGGAAGCAGTGCGAACCAAAAGGAAATACGAGAAGAAGCCCAAAATCCCTCCACCGTCAGCGCCGCAGCATTCAGGGCCGTCCGTGTTCAATCCCAAGGACCTCAACCAGTACGATTTCCCCAGCTCGGACGACGAACCGTTCTCACAG ATCTATTCAGGTTCCTCGGAGGCGGAAGAGGAGAATGACCCAGATGGCTGCTATGCGTTCAGGAGAAAGGCCGGCTGTCAGTACTACGCT TCTCGTCCAGACCAGAGTGGCAGCTGGCCCTGGGTGAGCCCGTCAGAGGGAGGGCTCGGCGACCCTCGTTTCCGATACTGTCTGACCTCGCTGAACGTGCCACGACGCTGCATAGGATTGGCGCGGCGTCGCGTGGGCAGAGGGGGAAg gGTCTTGTTGGACAGAGCGCACACAGATCTAGACGGCATCTGCCTGGACTCCGACCCGGAGCCCGAACCACTCGCCTCACCACTTTCAAGCTCTCCGCTCCGCAATTCCAACGCCAGTACCTCAGAAACCAATACCTCGGACCCGACCCGCTCCACCCGCCTCCCCTCGTCTTCGCCCCTGTCGTCGTCGACGCCTATGGACCTCAGCCAGATTCTTTTGAACATTAAAGCTAGCCGCTGGAGGCACTTCCGACCACGGACGCTATCCCATCACCCTTCGGGTGGGGGAGACATGTCTCGTAGGGGTTTTGGAGATTTTAGTCGCACGGTGTCAGGACTAACACGGACCCTGTCTGGAGGAGCCAGCGCCCAGAACCGCATGGGGTCGGCCACCACTCCTGTCCATG TGTTCACGGCTGAGCAGTACCAGCAGCACCAGGAGCAGCTGGCCCTCATgcagaaacagcagctggagcagagccaacagcagcaacaagccAGCAACCCCGTACCGTCCACCAACGCACAG GCGCTCGTGTCCAAGACGTTGGATCAGGCCAGCGCCCAGTTCGCTGCTTCAGCTCTCGTCACCACGGATCAGCTGTTGACTTTTCCCAAGTCCAAAGATGAGCTTGTGCTGGCGAGTGGAGTCAACGGGGTCCTGGCAGGGGCAG GTGTCTTCAAAGGTCTGCACCTCTCCAGCACCGCGGCGTCACACACTACCACCGCCCCGACTTTCCTCCAGCCCTCCTCCAACTCGGCCACCCCGCTGCCCGCCAGCGCCGTCCCCGCCTCCCTCAACTCCACCCCCGGCGCTCACGCGGCGGCGACGGCGCTGGGGCTCCTGGGGTGCAGCGCCGCCGGTGCCACCCCCGCCACCACTCAGGTCCTCATCGGGAACAACATCTGCCTGAGCGTGCCGTCGGCCGCCAGCCTGCCTGGACGCCACATCCCCCGGACCCTCGGCAATGTGCCACCCTCTGCCTTAAAGctgtccaccaccaccaacctgCAGATGCCCAAAGTCTCTGGAGCGTCGTCCATGGACATGAGCTCCAG GGAAAACCACGACGAAGACAAGCCTGCACTGAACAGTATAGCAGACAACACAGTGGCCATGGAGGTGACGTAG
- the LOC124995580 gene encoding enhancer of polycomb homolog 1-like isoform X2: MDLHPPLQEHHLQRAISAQQVYGEKRDNMVIPVPEAECNITHYESLYPGEFKMPKQLIHIQPFSLDAELPDYDLDSEDDTFVNKLKKKMEITALQFEEMIDRLEKGSGQQLVSLQEAKLLLKEDDELIKEVFDYWSRKRKTCKIGWLIPTVKQEKRDGSSTSDPYVAFRRRTEKMQTRKNRKNDEASYEKMLKLRRDLSRAVTILEMIKRREKSKRELLHLTLEIVEKRNTMPDFGSEVMAEALAQRALVKPVYTIPIIPLSSSNQYRHQDHLDMKDYKKPEKTEAVRTKRKYEKKPKIPPPSAPQHSGPSVFNPKDLNQYDFPSSDDEPFSQIYSGSSEAEEENDPDGCYAFRRKAGCQYYASRPDQSGSWPWVSPSEGGLGDPRFRYCLTSLNVPRRCIGLARRRVGRGGRVLLDRAHTDLDGICLDSDPEPEPLASPLSSSPLRNSNASTSETNTSDPTRSTRLPSSSPLSSSTPMDLSQILLNIKASRWRHFRPRTLSHHPSGGGDMSRRGFGDFSRTVSGLTRTLSGGASAQNRMGSATTPVHVFTAEQYQQHQEQLALMQKQQLEQSQQQQQASNPVPSTNAQALVSKTLDQASAQFAASALVTTDQLLTFPKSKDELVLASGVNGVLAGAGVFKGLHLSSTAASHTTTAPTFLQPSSNSATPLPASAVPASLNSTPGAHAAATALGLLGCSAAGATPATTQVLIGNNICLSVPSAASLPGRHIPRTLGNVPPSALKLSTTTNLQMPKVSGASSMDMSSRENHDEDKPALNSIADNTVAMEVT, encoded by the exons GAGCACCATCTCCAGCGGGCCATCTCGGCGCAGCAGGTGTACGGAGAGAAGCGGGACAACATGGTCATCCCCGTGCCCGAGGCAGAGTGCAACATCACGCACTACGAGTCCCTCTACCCCGGGGAGTTCAAAATGCCAAAGCAGCTTATTCACATACAGC CTTTCAGTTTGGATGCAGAGCTGCCAGACTACGACCTAGATTCGGAGGATGACACGTTTGTGAAtaagctgaagaagaaaatggaaatcaCGGCCCTGCAGTTTGAAGAGATGATAGACCGACTGGAGAAAGGCAGCGGACAGCAG CTCGTCAGCCTCCAGGAGGccaagctgctgctgaaggaggACGACGAGCTGATCAAGGAGGTGTTTGACTACTGGAGCCGCAAAAGGAAAACCTGCAAGATCGGCTGGCTCATCCCCACCGTCAAGCAGGAGAAGAGGGACGGCTCGAGCACCAGCGACCCCTACGTGGCCTTCCGCCGACGGACCGAGAAGATGCAGACCAGGAAG AACCGAAAGAATGACGAGGCGTCATATGAGAAGATGCTGAAGCTGCGCAGGGACCTGAGCCGAGCTGTCACCATCTTGGAGATGATcaaaaggagggaaaagagcAAGAGGGAACTGCTGCACCTCACACTGGAAATAGTAGAAAAGAG GAACACGATGCCAGACTTTGGCAGCGAGGTGATGGCTGAAGCACTGGCGCAGCGAGCTCTAGTGAAACCTGTCTACACCATCCCCATCATTCCCCTGTCCAGCAGTAACCAGTACAGACACCAGGACCACTTGGACATGAAGGACTACAAGAAA CCTGAGAAGACGGAAGCAGTGCGAACCAAAAGGAAATACGAGAAGAAGCCCAAAATCCCTCCACCGTCAGCGCCGCAGCATTCAGGGCCGTCCGTGTTCAATCCCAAGGACCTCAACCAGTACGATTTCCCCAGCTCGGACGACGAACCGTTCTCACAG ATCTATTCAGGTTCCTCGGAGGCGGAAGAGGAGAATGACCCAGATGGCTGCTATGCGTTCAGGAGAAAGGCCGGCTGTCAGTACTACGCT TCTCGTCCAGACCAGAGTGGCAGCTGGCCCTGGGTGAGCCCGTCAGAGGGAGGGCTCGGCGACCCTCGTTTCCGATACTGTCTGACCTCGCTGAACGTGCCACGACGCTGCATAGGATTGGCGCGGCGTCGCGTGGGCAGAGGGGGAAg gGTCTTGTTGGACAGAGCGCACACAGATCTAGACGGCATCTGCCTGGACTCCGACCCGGAGCCCGAACCACTCGCCTCACCACTTTCAAGCTCTCCGCTCCGCAATTCCAACGCCAGTACCTCAGAAACCAATACCTCGGACCCGACCCGCTCCACCCGCCTCCCCTCGTCTTCGCCCCTGTCGTCGTCGACGCCTATGGACCTCAGCCAGATTCTTTTGAACATTAAAGCTAGCCGCTGGAGGCACTTCCGACCACGGACGCTATCCCATCACCCTTCGGGTGGGGGAGACATGTCTCGTAGGGGTTTTGGAGATTTTAGTCGCACGGTGTCAGGACTAACACGGACCCTGTCTGGAGGAGCCAGCGCCCAGAACCGCATGGGGTCGGCCACCACTCCTGTCCATG TGTTCACGGCTGAGCAGTACCAGCAGCACCAGGAGCAGCTGGCCCTCATgcagaaacagcagctggagcagagccaacagcagcaacaagccAGCAACCCCGTACCGTCCACCAACGCACAG GCGCTCGTGTCCAAGACGTTGGATCAGGCCAGCGCCCAGTTCGCTGCTTCAGCTCTCGTCACCACGGATCAGCTGTTGACTTTTCCCAAGTCCAAAGATGAGCTTGTGCTGGCGAGTGGAGTCAACGGGGTCCTGGCAGGGGCAG GTGTCTTCAAAGGTCTGCACCTCTCCAGCACCGCGGCGTCACACACTACCACCGCCCCGACTTTCCTCCAGCCCTCCTCCAACTCGGCCACCCCGCTGCCCGCCAGCGCCGTCCCCGCCTCCCTCAACTCCACCCCCGGCGCTCACGCGGCGGCGACGGCGCTGGGGCTCCTGGGGTGCAGCGCCGCCGGTGCCACCCCCGCCACCACTCAGGTCCTCATCGGGAACAACATCTGCCTGAGCGTGCCGTCGGCCGCCAGCCTGCCTGGACGCCACATCCCCCGGACCCTCGGCAATGTGCCACCCTCTGCCTTAAAGctgtccaccaccaccaacctgCAGATGCCCAAAGTCTCTGGAGCGTCGTCCATGGACATGAGCTCCAG GGAAAACCACGACGAAGACAAGCCTGCACTGAACAGTATAGCAGACAACACAGTGGCCATGGAGGTGACGTAG